Genomic window (Caldinitratiruptor microaerophilus):
CTGGCAGGCCCGTGGACGCAGCACACCGCCGCCCGGCTGTGGCAACTCCTCTTCCCGTTTCCGCAGGGGAAGATCCGGGTCGTGGACTTCCCGGCCCGCTGGCGCGGCGATCCGGACGGGTTCTCCCGGCTGGCGCAGGCCGTGGTCCACACGGTGACCTCCCAGATCGTGAACGCCAACACGCTGCGGCTCTTCGCGGCGCGGTGGACCGGGAACTTCTTCGCCAACCTGCCCGTGGCTCTAAACCATCCTCCGGCCTCCCGCCTCTTCGGCCAGTTCCACGGGGTTCCGGCAGTGGTGGTGGCGGCCGGACCTTCTCTCTCAAAGAACGTGGAGGCTCTGCGGGCGGTGCGGGACAACGTCCTCATCGTGGCCGTGGGCACCGCCCTCAAGCCCCTGCTCAGGGCCGGGGTGCGCCCCCATCTTGTCATCACTGTGGACGGCGCGGAGGCCAACGACGCGCACTTTCGAGACGCCGACGCGGACGGGGCGTGGCTCCTTTACGACATGACCTGTTTTCCGTCGATCCCGGCGCGGTGGTCCGGCGGCGCCTTCGTCCTCGGCTCAAGCGGCAACCTCGCGAGCTGGGCGAACAATATCCTCGGGGAACTGGCGACGCCCTACGCCAGCGGTCCCTCGGTGTCGAACTGCGCCCTCGACGTCGTCACCCGCATGGGCTGCGATCCTGTCCTGTACGTCGGACTCGACCTGGCCTATACGGACGGCCGGTCGCATGCCCGGGGGACCGTCTACGAGTCGATCACGCTCGACGAGATCCGACGCACGCGCCGGCTGGTGGAGGTCGAGGGCTGGGACGGGCAGCCGGTGTGGACGGATACGAGCCTCCTGGCCATGCTCACATGGTTCGAGCGGCGCCTCGCCACCGGCGGCCCCCATCCCCTTGTGATCGACGCGACGGAGGGAGGCGCCCGAAAGCCAGGGATGATCGCCATGCCGCTCCGCGCCGCCCTGGAGCAGTATGCCCGGAAAGCGGTCAACCCAGAAGAAAGGCTTCGCGAACTCGCCGCCACGTGGCAGCCGCGCGGCGCGGACGATGTGCGTCCACTGCTCCGGGCGATGGAAGAGGCGGAGCGGGCCCTCAAGCGCCTCGTTCGCCAGGCCCTCGTGGGCAGCCGCCTGAGCGCCCGGCTCGAGGGGGCCGTCACGTCGGATGGGGAGGCGGAAGTACCGTCTGTGCTCCGGCGCCTGGACCGCGTGGATCGCGGCATCCGGGCGCTCTCGAATGTTCACGGCATCCTGGCCCTGGCGTTTCAACCGGTCGCCGAGTTCTTGAGTAACGCGGATATCAAGCCTGAGGAAGAGGGATGGGAGGTCCAGACCGCGCGCAAGTCCAGGGTGCTGTACGAGGGTCTGGCCGCCTGTGCCCGGGACCTCGCCCGCTGGATGGAGGAAAGCCGGCTGGCGATCGCAGACCGCCTCGCCGCCGGCTGAAAATTAATGCAGGCAACGAAACGGCTCGGCGCGGAGAGACTCCCGAATGGCCATCGAGGGGGAGGCATGGTACACGTGAACGACCCGTACGCCCAGTACCGCACGCTATCGGTCTCCACGGCGCCGCAGTCCAAACTCATCGTCCTCCTGTTCGAGGCGGCCGTGCGCAACCTCCGCCAGGCCGAGGCTGAGATCGCAGCCCGCCACGTGGAGAAAGCGCACCACCACCTCACGCGCGTGCAGGATATCCTTACCGAACTCATCGGCGCCCTCGACTTCAACGCCGGTGAGATCGCCCGGATCCTTCACGCCACGTACTGGAAGCTGTACCACTTGGCGGTCGAGGCAGACGTCCGCAAGGATCTGGCCCTGGTTCAGGAGCTCATTGGTCACGTGTCCGAACTGCGCGACGCGTGGCAGCAGGCGGGGGGCGCGGGGGCCGCGTCTCCGGCGCCCCGGTCGGGAAGCAACGCGCCTTCCAGCGCGAGATCCGGGTTGCACGCATGAAGGCCGCGCTCGCAGGCCCGGCACGGAGCTGCGCCAGCAGCCGGCGTTACTTAGTCTTACTTCCACAGGAGCGAGGCGTTGCACGTTGCCACAGCCCGGTCGTGACTGCCCGGAGACGGCTCCGCCCGAACTGGCCGCCGCCCTTGACGCCGTCGAGACCTCTACACGGGAGTTGGCGGGCTTCCTCGACTGCCTCGACCCGGCGCGCTGGGCCTTCGCGCCGCCCGAACTGCCGGACCGGCTCCTCGAACTGGTAGCCGGCAGGCAGCGAGCCCTGGAGCACCTGGCTGCTGTCCTGGCGGAGCGCTCAGGAACGCTACCCGACGCCGGACGGGAAGCGGTTGCGGCCCGCATCCGGGCGATTCAGGACCTCGAGCGCGACGCCCTGGCACGCCTGAAGCACCTGCGCGATCGCACCGGTCTGGCGCTACGGGCCCTGCCCCACGAGCAGGCCAGCATCCGCGGCTATGTTCCAGTCAACCCCGCCCGTCTCTCGCCTCACTTCTCACGGAAAGGCTGAGGCTCCGGGCTCGTGGGGGGTTCCCGGTCCGGCTGGTCGGGCCGCTCATGCCGGAGCCGCGATTCCACGCGGGTTGCCGGCGTGCCTTCACGGGCCCCCAGAAGTGCGAGCAGTACACCGTGGAGGTCCGGCCCCACTGCGCCGCTGGTCCTGGCGGCCACGGCGTTCTCGGCGCGGACGGCGTCCACCACCTCTGAGCGGAGGACCTTGACGTCGGGCGGAGCCGTGATCCCGACGCGCACGACGGCAGAGGCCCCGGCCCCGCGCACCTGCAAGATCCGCACCTCGATCCCTTCACCGATGAGGATGCTCTCGTCCACGCGCCGTGA
Coding sequences:
- the fliS gene encoding flagellar export chaperone FliS, translated to MNDPYAQYRTLSVSTAPQSKLIVLLFEAAVRNLRQAEAEIAARHVEKAHHHLTRVQDILTELIGALDFNAGEIARILHATYWKLYHLAVEADVRKDLALVQELIGHVSELRDAWQQAGGAGAASPAPRSGSNAPSSARSGLHA
- a CDS encoding carbon storage regulator, with amino-acid sequence MLVLSRRVDESILIGEGIEVRILQVRGAGASAVVRVGITAPPDVKVLRSEVVDAVRAENAVAARTSGAVGPDLHGVLLALLGAREGTPATRVESRLRHERPDQPDREPPTSPEPQPFREK
- a CDS encoding motility associated factor glycosyltransferase family protein gives rise to the protein MSPWEEWYRANVDRLAQEAPAVWERIAPLLDGARPDGRLELLLARSGQLTGRIGVAGRPVYLHSSVDPSLEAARWAAEQGIVPEGCTVLLGLGLGYPAQALRARMTTGQLVILEPSPEVLWGALHNPALADLLADPAVHLLAGPWTQHTAARLWQLLFPFPQGKIRVVDFPARWRGDPDGFSRLAQAVVHTVTSQIVNANTLRLFAARWTGNFFANLPVALNHPPASRLFGQFHGVPAVVVAAGPSLSKNVEALRAVRDNVLIVAVGTALKPLLRAGVRPHLVITVDGAEANDAHFRDADADGAWLLYDMTCFPSIPARWSGGAFVLGSSGNLASWANNILGELATPYASGPSVSNCALDVVTRMGCDPVLYVGLDLAYTDGRSHARGTVYESITLDEIRRTRRLVEVEGWDGQPVWTDTSLLAMLTWFERRLATGGPHPLVIDATEGGARKPGMIAMPLRAALEQYARKAVNPEERLRELAATWQPRGADDVRPLLRAMEEAERALKRLVRQALVGSRLSARLEGAVTSDGEAEVPSVLRRLDRVDRGIRALSNVHGILALAFQPVAEFLSNADIKPEEEGWEVQTARKSRVLYEGLAACARDLARWMEESRLAIADRLAAG